The genomic region AACCCCGCAGTGGAAAGTTGGAGTTTCCACCGGATATGATTTTGCCCGAAAAGGAGTAAGCTTTACGCAGTTCCGTTTCGAAAGAGACCTTTTAAGCTGGAGAATGAGTTTTAACTGGGTACCATTTGGAACGTACTCCTACTGGGGCTTTTTTATCGGAATCAAGTCTTCTGTTCTTAGCGATATCAAGTGGGATAAACGTAGTCTTCCGGATCGTCGTTTACGATAATCATTAAAAAACACAATAGCATGAAACAGATTATTTTTACCGAAAATGCACCGGCTCCAATCGGTCCATATAACCAGGCTGTACTGGTAAACGACCGTACTTTATATACTTCCGGGCAAATCGCTTTGGATCCGAAAACCGGTGAATTGATCACTTCTTCCATTGAAGTGGAAACAAAACAGGTTATGGAAAATATGAAAGCGGTATTGGAAGCGGCTGGTATGTCGTTTGAAAACGTTGTGAAGACGACTATCTTTATTAGTAGCATGAACGATTTCGCAAAAATAAATGGCGTTTACGGTGCTTATTTTAACGAAAAAACCGCTCCGGCACGCGAAACGGTTCAGGTGGCTTGTTTGCCTAAAAACGTTAATGTAGAAATCTCTATGATTGCTGAGAAATAGCCTTTATCAATAATTCGGCTGTAGCCTGATTGGTAGCCAAGGGCACATTATGTACATCACACACCCTTATGAGCATGTTAATATCTGCCTCATGAGGGTGTTTTGCTAAAGGGTCTTTAAAAAACAATACCATATTGCATTTTCCTTCCGCCACGCGTGCCGCAATCTGCGCATCACCTCCTAAAGGACCAGATAACATTCGTGTTACCTTAAATCCTGCGTTTTCCGCTTTACTCCCTGTTGTACCGGTTGCGATAAGTGTTATTTCATCCGATTGCAAAAAGCTTTTGTGTTTGTTTAAAAACTGAACCAGATCGGCTTTCATACCATCATGCGCAATAACTGCTATTTCCATTTTATACTGTGTGATAATTAATTAATCCGTCTATCGGTTTACGGTATACATTCCCTAGTGTTAATCCGTTTTGTGTAAGGATTTCCTGAAGTTCACTTTTTAAATAATAGGCTATTGATCCGATAAAATGTACCGGTATCGTTTTACAATTTTCATATTGCATAATATAATGATCTACGAAAAACTGCATTTCTTTTACGATAATCGCACGAATAAATTCATGGTCTTTATGCTGAATGAGGAACTTCGCAAAAGTAGCCAGATAGGCATTCGGATTGGGTACCTTATAAAAATTATGCTTAATCACATCCGGATCCAGATCGTATTCTTTTTCAAATTTTTCAGTCAGTTCTATTGGCATCGTACCAAAATAATACGCACGGATCAGGTGGCGCCCAAAACGGTTTCCGCTACAATCATCCATAGCGATATACCCTAACGACTGTACTTTTTGATGCAATTCTTTTCCGTCGAAATAACTGCAATTCGATCCCGTACCCAATATACATACAATTGCTTCTTCACCTCGCGGCGTGGTCGCATATACGGCCGCATAGGTGTCTTCGTGTACTACAACTTCCGCATTTGGAAAATATTCTCTAAAAACACCGGCCAGAAAATTCTTCATACGGTCGGTTCCGCAACCGGCACCGTAAAAAAACAAATGGGTAACCAGATCCCTATTATGCGAAATATCAAAACGCTGTGACATTCGTTCCAACATCTCTTCTTTTTCCAGCACTTCCGGGTTTAACCCTAAGGTTGTCACCGTAAACTGTATATTTCCTTTGTTATCCAATGCAATCCAGTCGGCTTTTGTTGAGCCACTATCCACTACTAATCTCATCCTGTTGTGTGTTATTCGTCTTTTATAAACCTTTTAATCGTTTAG from Flavobacterium sp. WV_118_3 harbors:
- a CDS encoding methylglyoxal synthase; translation: MEIAVIAHDGMKADLVQFLNKHKSFLQSDEITLIATGTTGSKAENAGFKVTRMLSGPLGGDAQIAARVAEGKCNMVLFFKDPLAKHPHEADINMLIRVCDVHNVPLATNQATAELLIKAISQQS
- a CDS encoding N-acetylglucosamine kinase, coding for MRLVVDSGSTKADWIALDNKGNIQFTVTTLGLNPEVLEKEEMLERMSQRFDISHNRDLVTHLFFYGAGCGTDRMKNFLAGVFREYFPNAEVVVHEDTYAAVYATTPRGEEAIVCILGTGSNCSYFDGKELHQKVQSLGYIAMDDCSGNRFGRHLIRAYYFGTMPIELTEKFEKEYDLDPDVIKHNFYKVPNPNAYLATFAKFLIQHKDHEFIRAIIVKEMQFFVDHYIMQYENCKTIPVHFIGSIAYYLKSELQEILTQNGLTLGNVYRKPIDGLINYHTV
- a CDS encoding RidA family protein — encoded protein: MKQIIFTENAPAPIGPYNQAVLVNDRTLYTSGQIALDPKTGELITSSIEVETKQVMENMKAVLEAAGMSFENVVKTTIFISSMNDFAKINGVYGAYFNEKTAPARETVQVACLPKNVNVEISMIAEK